Within Haematobia irritans isolate KBUSLIRL chromosome 2, ASM5000362v1, whole genome shotgun sequence, the genomic segment attgtgagtatcggtccatttttggtataacccccatatagaccgatctcccgattttacttcttgggcttatagaagccgcagtttttattcaatttacctgaaatttgaaatctagaggtattgtaggaccacaaatacgtgtgccaaaaattgtgagtatcggtccatgttttggtatggtccccatataaaacgacctcccgatttggggtcttgggcttatagtttttatccaatttgtctgaaattggaaatctagaggtattttaggaccataaagaggtgtgctgaaaatggtgagtatcggtccatattttggtatagcccccatatagaccgatttcaagattttacttcttgggcttctagaatccgaagtttttatcctatttgcctgaaattggaaatctagaggtattttcgggtcataaagaggtgtgccgtttttatcgatccatttggtaatgcctccatatagaccgacttcacttcttgagggtgtagaaggcgcactgatcatgaaaattgcttgaaactcaatgtaaaatttccagattttacttctacagatttaagatttcaaatcaagactttattttataattttcttgcacacttacaagagatgttaatgattcctttaaaactcaaacaaaaatggttcttataaatccaaaatctgatatagtcctcataggtgaaatctttaaatttatcttcgggaatatcctcaagtcctcaagccctcctgaaatttcaaaggaaaccctaatatttggttcatggtggtgggtatttaagattcggcccggccgaacttagtgctgtatatacttgttataatattaaattgagccgacgggctttttggacagcaaataaatcaatgacttcttcagtcggcacatttattcggcgatgaaccgacattaatgccaatcctttgagtctactctcgctagtcgaatttctaagatacgtctttaatctcttcattgttgaaaatgaacgttcggatgagcacgtagtaactgcagggatggaaaatgcagtactttagtacttttttcaaacctttttcaccccggtcagtaccgtagtacccccgcgaatgatttagtaccttttgtgtagacatttttgagtcgatatcagatttatggtacaatagctttgacaaaatattttgagaaagtctttatcaaccttatttgctaatagtcttttacaaatatggcaaaacagacatgttcatgtgggaagaaaatctcgattttgtaaaagacatagtcaaaaacaggattttattgaacttcaagaaagttttagtcgaaaaaagaatgcgattctatattatcgattttttatttcggtataaatagttgtcaacattttatttctatatagaatttttgcaaaattttatttttatagaaaattttgtcaaaattttatttcaattgaaaattttgtaaaaattttatttctatgggaatttttgcaaaattttatttctatagaaaattttgtcaaaattttattttctttaaaatttagtctcttgacaataatcttccagtgaaatttttgttgaaatttagtaaaaagtacctttccgctcaaaaaataccttttttgtactttcttaaaaattgtattttccatccctgagtaactggcaaagtgaccaaaatttttacaagaatatgcacgtttggaaaaatctctttattgcttccatcgctgaattaggcaggttcttttcgcaggttttgcgccatttcatttacacatgtgtgtttggctgtttcgttgttgttgctatggccaaacaaagcgagtcatgttcacaaaaagaacaacaaacacacataaaaagcagaaatatattttccaaaaatgaaatttgtggtgcgagaacaaaaataatttgtttttttttcgaccgtcgtttgacggacttttcaactagaattctatgatttgtgcaagttttataggtaagcgtttttcaaaataaaacctccagcttttcttcaacatcttcgataagatttttctatgcagctaaaaatatatatttatttatataaaaatattcattcatttcgggggaggtttgatccccctcatcccccccccctgaatacggccttgatcGCTTtggtttataaatgaaattttcatttcaattcttGGAGTATATAAAATGACTGTGTTCCAAGGGCTAGAAAtttccaaaagttactctctatgtgGAAATGATTACattataaaactttttattcTATAGTAAAGCTTATCTGTTAGatttgtattgtattttttcaataacaatttttttttctaaaataaataaatgcacaTTCTTCTTCTCCTTCTTTTTCAAAATAGGGCTCCCAGTTTTCTAAATAAACTCCGCTTTCTATGAGCGAAATAATTCCTTGTATAAAATAGTACGGGCCTTAAGAtgagagaaaatttcgttttactaaggtcaacatggctttaatatttctgaaaaagtactcaaaatgtaaaaaataggcgatgttttttaacactttattttaaagttgttttttactATAAGCTTAGCATAAATTCTACTtgtagtcgagtctgaatttggaacttTAAGTTGTCTTTAatacgttttgacaaaactaattaattaaaatttgtttcctagaaacaAGTATGCAAAAGTCAAATgtgaaagagaattgtgtcttaaatttctcGTTACttttttggaaccgggcatttttgttttcagtgaaaGCTGCTGAAATATTatcgaacaagtatatacggccgtaagttaagccaggccgaagcttatgtaccctccaccatggattgcgcagaaacttctactgaagactgtcatccacaatcgaattacttgggttccggtaacacttgccgatggcaaggtatcttaaaacttcctagcaccgtcttctaaattgcaaggtagtccatacgtggtatatattaaactaaaaaaggccgattaaatacgtatatacttaagttcgacaaaattttctatagaaataaaatgttgacaaaagtttctatagaaataaaattttgatcaaaataaaattttgacaaaattttctatagaaataaaattttgacaaaattttctatagaaataaaatttagacaaaattgtctatagaaataacattttgacaaaagtttctatagaaataaaattttgacattttctatagaaataaaattttggtagattatttttggctcgagtgaaccGATATTGATTTGtgtgtttggggatcggctatatataactgtaaaccgatatggaccaattttggcatggttattagtggccatatactaacaccacgttccaaatttcaaccgtatcgaatgaattttgcttctccaagatgctccggagatcaaatctggggaacggtttatgtaggggctatatataattatggactgatatggaccaatttttgcatggttgttagaaaccatatactaacaccacatactaaatttcaaccgaattggaagaattttgctcctccaagaggttccggaggtcaaatatggtgatcgatttatacggggctatgtataattatggactgatttggaccaattcttgtgtgtttgttagagaccacatactaacaccacgttccaaatttcaaccggatcagatgaattttgctcatgcaggaggctccggaggacaaatctggggatcggactatatgggggctacatataattatggaccaattttggcatggttgttagagaacatataccaacatcatgtatcaaatttcggatgaaatttgcttctcttagaggctccgcaagccaaatctggggattggtttatatgggggctatatataattattcaccgatatggaccaatttttgcatggttattagaggccatatactaataccatgtaccaaatttcagccggatcggatgaaatttgcttctcttagaggatccgcaaaccaaatctgggggtccgtttatatgggggctatacgtaaaagtggaccgatatggcccatttgcaataacatccgacctacatcaataacaactgcttgtgtcaagtttgcagtcgatagcttctttcgttcggaagttagcgtgatttcaacagacggaaggacggacatgcttagatcgactcagaattgcaccacgacccagaatatatatatatatatatatatatatatatatatatatatatatatatatatatatatatatatatatatatatatatatatatatatatatatatatatatatatatatatatatatatatatatatatatatatatatatatatatatatatatatatatatatatatatatatatatatatatatatatatttatggggtcttagagcaatatttcgatgtgttacaaacggaatgacaaagttaatatactccccatcctatggtggagggtataataatattattacagatccaattatacatgatttaagtatcaacaacgatataatcggacatttctaactcaagatataatttgtttagttaaaaaagagcgaaaaaactaaaaataacggaatatctcaaaaactgatccataaaaaaaaattttaattctttttcgaattcagcagatcaaaatacataaaagtcacagctcatcaaatgtacatgaaaaaattttattttgtaaactattgtAATTATGTGCTACCTCCTGCAATTTTCTACtgggaaaatgttctttttggtgtAAACAAAGggcttccaataaaaatttgtgatagtattcaaaatttatcGAGTATGCAAgcggagctaatatgacttaagtattgttacagtctctcagaagtacatttaaaataaatacaattaaaacaatatgtattttaagtgaaataaagcttgtaagtttcataaaattcaatcaaaaatgtgacttttgatacaaacaattttttggcggtttttctagctatttttagatttgttttagccatttatttttgggcaaatctagcggttttttgtaaaataaaactgGCAACGCTGCCACGGAGCCTGAAAGCATGTTCAACAAAGCTGTATCCATAATTTCAAAAAGAAGAACTtgtttgaaattaaataaacaaatggTTTCCTCAAAGTACCTTTTTGCtgttttcgtttattcgttttaaataaattgaactCAATAAAATGTCAATATCAAATCCACAAAAAAGAGGCACAAGCTTTGATTCAATGAAAAGAAACCCCTTTATgtccacgacaatattttttcgcaGTGTATGGATTAACCAATAATGGGTTAAAATATGACCTTTTCTGAGTAAAAATCGGTGTGATTGCGTTCTTATATAGAACCGTGCTCATATGATGATGATGCAGTTCCATTGCAACACTTTATTTACATTAATTATaacttacatacattttttgtttacaaaataataataaatgaataGTTTCCGACAAGTGTGTACGAATGTGCCATTGACGATTTGGTTGGACACCACACTTCAGTACGagatttaagtaaaaaaaaacaaaaataataaaaaaatcggtTTTGTGTTCTTCTGGTTTGGCTTGGTTTTAGTTACTTTGCTTGGGTCAAGAGTTGTGAAGAGACATCAGGTGTGACAAATGAGAGTCATACTGGGAGAGTGTGTCAGAGAGGAAGAGAGAGGAATATTGTGATGAGAAATGCAAAACATTGGGATCACTTAGTTGGGTAGCAATGGAATATTTCAGACGATAGTTAAGATCAGATATCAGACGAAGGAATCTGGATGGCCAATGTCAGTCGTTTCAGTAGTTGTATTTGTGCGAAGGTCCTGAGAACGAAACAAAATTGCCATATTGAGGAGGATGGACGGCAACTGGTTTTACCAACACCGCAGGCTTGGCAGCATAATGCACCAGAGGGGCTGGTGCAGGCTTAATGTGTAACAAGGCAGGAGCAGGGGCTAGGATCTTGTgggctgtcaaaattttggcatgggCCTCAGGCAGAGGTATCTTGATATCGGTTGGTTCACGCACAACAACAGCTTCAAAGCCATTGTGATCGTCGGCCTTATAGGTAACCACGCGTCGATGGCCATCCGAATCAATCAATTCATACGATCCTTCGACCTTGTCGTCCTTGCGAACTTCTTTTTGGCTTTTAATATCGCCAGTATGGGGATCGTGTACAGAGTAATGGAATTCATAGGCGACTGGTCCATTTTCCTCATCATCAGCTTTCAGTTCAATACCTACAACAACATGGGCAATGGCGACCACGCAAAAAGCAATCTGCAAGggcaagaaaaaaatcaaactgtATCCACACAGCTGACTGAGTGTACCTACCTTGAGAAGCATGATTGAtgatgtagaatatttttggtcaAAGTTCTGAAATCCTTGTAAGTTTTGTTGGCCTGAGACTACGTGGTTGGACCCTAGATCGTTTATGTTCACAGAACAAGATCTGAAATGTTTATAATCTAAATCGAAATCCTGCGCATATTTATATTCCAACTCCGATTCTGTCACATAAGTGAGTAAGATCAATTGATCAACTCCATGTGGTTTGGAAATGAAGAAGGCGTTAAAGTCGCTAATTTTCCGGTGCCCCACCACAACGGTAGCAACCACAGTGCATGAAAATAACCAACAAACAATCATGTATGGGCTCAGTCGATCATTGCAGAATGCTCTAGAGCAGAACATTAGTCAAGTTTCTTGCAACATCCAACCTCTGGTGCTGTTGTGGCTGCTATTTTGCTTATTAATGGCAATTCCCATTCATACAATGATGGCTAAGGGGGAGCCATGGCTCCATTGCAATGGTATCAACAACTCATTGATTTGTGTCCCAAATGAATCCGAGCCTTTTACAATGTGTGACTCTGGTCGCAGTGGTGGTGTTTTCAATATAACCACATGATACCGGTAGAACCTCTTTCCGAGACTACAGACATTTTAGCCCCAATAATACGCAAATATACCCCCGAATTCGAAGTGTTAAGGGCGGTGGGGTACGATACCCGTTTTAATGATTTTCAATCTACttgcattaaatttaaattatgcaAATACGCACGCCTCACATTCGATTTCATTTACCAACGAAATCTTATTAAAACACAAGAAAAAAAGCAAATTACGACAGAACTATCTTGATGGGAGTACGTGCGAATGTTTTCTCCCGCCCAATGTAGAGTAATCGTCATGTCTGTGCTCTTGATTGGACCAAGCAGGTTGTTGCACAAAACCAAGCTACGCATGCACAAGTTTGTCAGGTACACTAGTTCTCTGTCTAATCTAGTGATCCCCAAGAGCAGACCGCTGTGGCAAGTCGGCTGGCGTGCGTCTGATCATGACATCGCCAtcgatagaaatttgtcaataatGTCGATGGCAGCTACAGTTTTTTGTTGCATTTGCTTTACTTTGCTCTGATCCGTCAAACTGACCGCAAGTAAACATTCGTTGTAATTGATCGTTTTAATGGCACCTCCAGCAACTTGCCAACCGAGTGGCTCGTGCCAAACCGGGCACATTATCTCATAAAGCCACCACATGGCTGTGGTATACAGATTGTGTGAATGCGTGAAACAGCTACTTAGTCTTTGTACGTTGATACCTAGAGTGCAATAGGTATCCAGAGGATAATTTATGATATCCACGAAACACCAGTAggataattttttgatattccCCCGCGTCTCACTAACATCCAGATAAGAGACTTTATTCGAAATCGAAATTTGTTCGAAACTGAAATCGTGTAACTTTTTTAAGTTCAAGTTCATTATGTCAATTCGAGTTTTGTCCACTCGAAACTCTCAAAAAGTATACAGAAGAGTTCACTAGGAGAGTCCACACTACAAAACATACACACTACCTTTTAAGCAGATCTATTTTGATCATTAGTAcgtccaataaattttatttttcatgcaAAATGTGCCGATACAACAGTTAAAATTTGTGGCTTAAATTTGTGTGTCAATATTCCAAACTATTTATAAACAGTTTATGGAGTTAATTTACATtggaaaaaacatatatgtatattttcaggattggtccaagcaacacattatgtttcaccttaggcatacactgcactatgggcggaaattgaaaatttgtggcaaaaattatttacaatcaatgtttttcgtgaatggggatgcaatttctgagttggggactaggggatttggtggggaatttccataaatttggggattattttcgagaaatcggtataatcctttttaacaaaattttatttctataggaaactttgtcaaaattgtatttctataggcaattttatttctgtagaaaattttgcacaaaattttatttctgtagaaaattttgtcaaaattttatttcatatttgctgtgaaataatacaatatgattgaaaaacaaaccaactataacaaaacaaaacaaaacaaaattttattactatagaaacttttgtcaaaattttatttccatagaaaatgttgtcaaaattttatttctataggatttttttaaatttatttctatagaaaatttttctcaatttttttttctacatagaaaagtttctcaaaattttatttctatatagaacattttgtctgaaGTTTAatcctatggaaattttatgaagtacatctttgcaaaatctaccaaaacatccaaaattctaccaaacaataaaaaatctaccatttctggtggaattctaccaactttggcaacgtggctatcacccaattttactactttagaagtaaattatctttcataaatacaatatctccagcatttggaagacgatcgcACGTCTCTttgttcgaaatcttgatcttattaaAGCTTGCtggatttaacaaaattttaattttgctctTGTCAAAAatgaattggggatttttgtgaggaatttaagtataaattggggatttttggggccgAAAGCATCATAATTtagggacaagagccagaaaaatactagcAACACTGATAGTATCTCCAAACATGGtatcaaggccgtagccaggattttaattcgggtggTGGggagggggggttcaacttaaaaaaaatattcatataatctcatgtgtacataattttatatatgcataggtatgtatacaatatttttacaatattaaattgagccgacgggctttttgggcagcaaataaatcaatgacttcttcagtcggcacatttattcggcgatgaaccgacattaatgccaatccattgagtctactctcgctagtcgaatttctaagatacgtctttaatctcttcattgttgaaaatgaaagttcggatgagtacgtagtaactgcagggatggaaaatgcagtactatagtactttttttaatactttttcaccccggtcagtaccgtagtacccccgcgaatgatttagtaccttttgtgtagaatatctttgacaaaatattttaatattttgagaaagtctttatcaaccttatttgctaatagtcttttacaaatatggcaaaacagacatgttcatgtgggaagaaaatctcgattttgtaaaagacatagtcaaaaacaggattttatttatcttcaagaatgttttagtcgaaagaagaatgcgattctatattatcgattttttatttcggtagaaaatgttgtcaaaattttatttcaattgaaaattttgtaaaaattttatttctataggaaatttttgcaaaattttatttctatagaaaaaattttgcaacatttttgtttttctacagaatttttttgcaaaattttatttatatagaaaattttgtcaaaattttatttatatagaaaattttgtcaaaattttattttctttaaaatttagtctcttgagaataattttccagtgaaatttttgtaaaaagtacctttccgctcaaaaaataccttttttgtactttcttaaaaattgtattttccatccctgagtaactggcaaattgaccaaatttttaaaagaatatgtacgtttggaaatatctctttattgcacactccaagtgcttccatcgctgaattaggcaggttctttttgcaggttttgcgccatttcatttacacatgtgtgtttggctatttcgttgttgttgctatggctaaacaaagcgagtcatgttcacaaaaagaacaacaaacacaaataaaaagcagaaagacattttccaaaaatgaaatttgtggtgc encodes:
- the Cpr30B gene encoding cuticular protein 30B, with the translated sequence MLLKIAFCVVAIAHVVVGIELKADDEENGPVAYEFHYSVHDPHTGDIKSQKEVRKDDKVEGSYELIDSDGHRRVVTYKADDHNGFEAVVVREPTDIKIPLPEAHAKILTAHKILAPAPALLHIKPAPAPLVHYAAKPAVLVKPVAVHPPQYGNFVSFSGPSHKYNY